Genomic segment of Nostoc sp. TCL240-02:
CAGTTGCTACGGCAAAAAATTCTGCGGGATTCGTTGCACCATAGCTATCCATTACCGTCTTTGCACCTTGTAGAACATCGTTACAAAGTTGCTGATATGCTTCTGTCATCACCTTCGCCCAAATAGGATAGTCTGAATTGCGTTGTAGTATAGGAACTCCTTCAGCTTTACCATCTTCTTGATCTAACTGATGGGCGAATTCATGAAGCACAACGTTACGTCCATCTCTCCAATTATTAGTATCTTGTTTCACCTGTTCCCAAGACAGTACTACTTGGTCATTTGTCCACGATTCTCCTAGTCTAGCCACACGTCTTTCTTCAACAACATATTTTCCGATGGAAGTCGTTTCTTGAACAAAATAAGCATTGGGATACACCAGGATTGAACGAAGTCTAGGGAAGTATTGCCCACGTTCATTTAACAAAAGTAAA
This window contains:
- a CDS encoding M90 family metallopeptidase; translated protein: MIQTIVVFLIIALILTGILINPVIVKKRRTRLKHRPFPPLWNAIIENNLPIYLCLSPDEIRRLQGHIQVFLAEKQFIGCRGLQVTEEMKLTLATIACLLLLNERGQYFPRLRSILVYPNAYFVQETTSIGKYVVEERRVARLGESWTNDQVVLSWEQVKQDTNNWRDGRNVVLHEFAHQLDQEDGKAEGVPILQRNSDYPIWAKVMTEAYQQLCNDVLQGAKTVMDSYGATNPAEFFAVATETFFEKPHQLLSKHPALYEQLQRYYQLDPEQWV